The Lolium perenne isolate Kyuss_39 chromosome 6, Kyuss_2.0, whole genome shotgun sequence genome segment CCACTGGAGGAGCCAGATGGACTATGAGCACGCCCAGTAGCTAGGGTACTGTTTGTTGATGCAATCAAGTTCATGAAAGGTTTTATCAGCTCAGCTAACTGTGGTGGTGCTGCATCAAGTGCTTCACGTGACAGCTTTGCAAGGGATTCAGGAATTGGCTCATGGATAGCCTTCATAGATTCCTCAAGAGCTGATTTTAAATGACCTAGGGGATGTTCCCTTCCAGTGGATCTCAAAGGTTCTGATATAGGCTTTAAAGCTTCATCAATAACAGATTTTATCTGGGCTAATGGATCCTGAGTGTTGGCCCTAATCGGTGCAGGGTTTGGATCCTGCCGGTCGGTCTGAGATGCAGCGGTGTGGCTGTTCTTTAACTGAACACTAATCCTCAGAGGGTTCAGTTTCTGGTGGATGGCTGCATCGTGCAAATCCTCGTCATCATCCAACATGACAACATCCCCGTCATCATCAGTATAAGTGAGAATGAAGTCAGCATCAGGGCCAAACTTAAAAGCACTTGCAATTTTAGACCGAAGAGCAGATAGATTCAGAGTGAAGTGTGTTCCATTGACATAACCACTGAACCtcttaagtgtgtcaccataTTTGACCTGTAATATAGAAAAGGGCGAAATGAGAACTCTGCGACTGACATTGTTAGATCATACGACATACGAACATACTAACATCAGGACATATAAAGACCTGACATTACAATCTTCCAACCATCTTTGAATAACACAGATCCAAAATGCCATACCAAAATTGTTTATGATCATGTCAAAACAATGGTTCAGGAATTTCCTCCTTTTGATATACCACATGTTTTAAAAGAATATAACAGGATCAACACTCATATCGCATATGAGTACTACAGATAACAGACATCATGACCATAAGATAACACACAGAACAGGATAACTCCTGAGAGTACAGTTATGTTGGCAACAGCAAAACCTACGCTGAAGTAGATGAAATATCTATAGCATAATGTTTCTTATTACTGCTGAGAGGGAAATTTGTTAGCATAATTATTTCAAACTCAGTTATTGCATTGATCATATTTTGTTTCTTCTACaattagactactcatagtgggagtaacttcactagtaactaagtgtccaactcaccaaatttgcttatgtggcagtgagttaatgaggagagaggaggaTAGAGTAACATAGCTtagttactgtaacatcacaTTTCCCAAGATACAGTGAGTCTACAAGCTCATTAATGAAGACATCTATGATACTAAtttgatgttactaaccactatgtacttcccactatgactagtcttagtAAGAGGGGTAATAAGagcataaactactttaataatatctTCTCTTCTAGATTATAAATGTACAGATCATAATATCTTCTCTTCTACGAATCAGGTAAAGAGTGTAATAAGAGCATAGACTAATCAATCACAGTGCAAGTATTATAGATGAAGATAATCAATGTAAAAAAGAGGACATCCATCGCAGATGATCAGTAGACACTGAAACTAATGGATGCAATTGTAGACATCTTAAGAGAGAAATTGCGATATAAATCATAAATTAACTGGAGCAAACAACATAGTTGTATTCAGAGTGCCATTAGGTGACACCGCAACGGAACACAGTGAATTCGAAAGAAGAAAAAATTGTACACTGCATACATTCGTGTGACGGACAAAAGACTACTGAACTGGCTAGTGGTTTAGTTGAACAAAATGATACACAGCACCCCATAATTAGGATTGTCATGAAATTGATGTATACTCACACAGAGATTATGAGTTTGGACTGTGTTACAGAATAATTGGCACTAGACATCAAATCATACCGATACTGCCAAGGATGTTTAGAAGTAGGCAATTTGCTAGATCTGCCGCACGGCGGTGTATCCTAGATGAAATTTCAACCCAACAAATGAAGCGATTTCAACTACAAGTCAAACATGTAGTGTAGCTTGTCCCAAAGATTTACTTTGTTGTGCTATGCATATATCCGAAGTGCCGAATGCACCGATCCATGATAAGTAATAACACCGCGTTACTGAATAGAGTTAGTGAACACAGAAACATGATCTAGCAAACAGATTTTAAGCTGAACCATGGGATTGTTTATATTTCATCAGCAAACAGGGGCAACAGCCAGCGATTATCCGATGATCCAGGCTTGTTTACAAACCCGGGCCACCCTCAAATCTCTAATATAACATCTCAATTGATGATCCACAACATATTCCATACTATTCCATTATACTACTGAGAAAAATAGAATCATCAGCTACTCCATGCGCACAACCTATGGCATCGATCGATCTATCGCTCACATATTCCCCTATGAGATTGTAAAAAAAAAAAGCACAAATCCATTGGTTGCTCATGCAGAAATAGCCACAAAACCTtgggacgaaaaatacccctcctCTTATCAGTGACCAAACCCCAACCTCCAGCCACGCCCAATCAACGACTCAACAAGCCAGTCCATCGCAAACCCCCTAGCACGCCAATCGAACCCAACTAAAATCAGCCCCTCTCCCTCGCACATGGCATGCCCCCATCACCCGcgaaataaataaaccaagcacggCGCCGTATCACGCAAGAGGGCTGACTGACCTTGACGACGATGTCCCACGGGTCGGGCCCCGACGCGAGGCCGTCGAACGGCTGCGGGTTCAGGCCGGACATCTCGGCGCGGCGGCGGAAACCCTCGGGAGGATTAGGAAGCGGCGATCGCGCGGGTCAAACCCTAGACGAAGTTAGCGGCCGGGAACCGCGGAGCGCGACGTCTGCGCCGGAGCAGAGGCCGGGAGCAGAGCTGCGTAGCCGTGAGCCgcagcggcggtggcggtggcggtggtggcgtgcGGGGAGTGGCGATGCGCGGCCCGGCGGAGTCCCCTTTTATCGCGCACGGCCCGCTTCCTTCGGTGCGAAGGCTGGGAGAGGCGCCGTTGGGGGAGTTAAGGCACGGGCCCCACGCGGCAGCGACCCAGGCCCGGTACCGATCGAGGGGGCTCCgtgtaaatttgtctacgggtttTCTACTTTCTATAGTCGGTTTGCGGGAGTGTGGGGGTGTGTGTTGGATTTGTGGGGGTGTGGAGGGGGGGGAATGCATTTGGCGCCTGTCCGTTTCCAGTGTCGCGTCTTGTCGTGTGGGCTCCCGCGCGTGGGGCCGTGGTGTCAGTGTGTGGATATGGATAAGGGTCTGGAACGTTGGGTTATTTTTTATTAATCATCATGTCATCTTCTTTGCCCGCAAGCGCAAGGCGAGCGAACCTCGGGGGCCTTCTCGATCCGCGTCGGGTGGATCCGTGTGTGCCGACTGCCGACTGGGAGAGTCAGGCGATGcgctcttctttcttcttggcgtgTAAGTTGAGAGTTGCATTTGATGAGCGAGTTAAGTAACTGACCGTGGTGGCGCGCGCGTCGTCAAGGTCTGACCAAGCATAGCCTCCTCCAGCCGGGGCACGACTGCAGTGACGACAAATGTCTTGCACAAAAATTAACCGCAACATCACGATAACTACTACTAGTTTGAACGAAGCATATTTCCCGAcccgttttttttctttttcacaCACAATGTGCATGGTTGTTCCTAGTACTAGTAGTTAAGTAACACATGTATCTAAAATCGTTGTTCATCCTCAGATTTGACAACGGGGACCCATTTAGTGTGTCTATTTAAAACGAGACGTGTATATTACAGTGTGTCAAGAAAGCACCAAAGTTATCTTTTAGCTTCCATTTAGGTTTTCTCAGGTACTTAGAAGATATTCTAAATGCTAACATTTGTTAATTAGTTGAGCTTTTTTAAACTGAGGTGAAACAATTTTTTCTGGATCAACACGGAAAGCTCCGCAGCTCCGTTTTATTTTAGAAATGAAAATTAACATCGTAGCAACAAACCAACACATAAAAACTGAAACTCTAGCCATTCTAACTTTTCAGGTAATTAAAACTACCAAAGCACTTCAATCCGCACAAAGTCTTCGAAACTACTCCCTATGTCCTGATTTATAGAACCTGTCCGCATCTGTAGATCATCAATTTAATCAACATAATATAATTATATAACATACAAATTATATCATTACAAAGTAGAATATATAAACATTGTAAGTTTGTTAAATTTACGACCTAGGAATACACGTAGTGCCTATAAATCTGGACGAAGGTAGTAGGCAATTACAAACCATAGGAAGCCAAGGCCAAAAGGAACCGCAAGTTTTATGCTAAATGCTCGCCAAAGCCCAACATCGGGAGCTTACACCCCTCATCCAAACACCACATGTACCGCCTCCGCCTCTTTCTGAATGCTCTTTCAAGTAGGTCTGAGTAGCGCGCCACCATAGGGAATAGATGAGGTGGTTTTCTCGGATGAAACCCATTCGAACAAGGTACATTTCAGTCCGGCATCAGGGTTGGGGGGATCTTCATTTTCTGATTAGGGCGGTCTTgaattgctccacctgcttcatGGAAATCCAAGTCTTACGGTTAAACACCATATTGTTCCTATTATTCCATATTCTCCATACAACATCATATGAAATAACATTGAATTGCAAATATCTTTTGTTGCATAGCTATTTTGAGACAAGACAAAAGAAGTCAACAACCATCACATCAAAGACTTCGTGCACCTCGGACAAAAGCAACCTAGATACCAAGCAATCAAAGAACATGTGATTTGCCTCTTAAGTTATCTCTAGTCATAAGTTTTTTTTTGGATAACaattaaataaaaaaaattaacatGAAAGAATGCATTTTTtataatcttttttttttttttggatttgcCTAGCCTCGGTAAGTATACTTGGGCTAACTGCACTCATGCATGGGCCGTACTATCTAGGCCCACGAGGGGGCCTGAAAAATTAGGCCGACGAATCATGTAAACGCTGGCCCGCTTTCGTGCAACTCCGCTCCGCAGCAGAGCATCCGCACGAAATCCCCCAAACCCCACAGAGGTCACGCCGCCGCGCCGACCACGGCCGCCGGCATCCCTTCCTCGATGGAACCTCAGCAAGAGTCGACCGCCGCCGGCCGCAAGAGGCGTCGGAGAGGAGGTTCCGGGAAACGCCAGAAGGCTTCCTCTTCCTCACAGCAGGCTCCTCCGCCCTCCCCTCCATCCGATGCGCCTTCCCAACCGGAGAAGCGGCATCGcaaggccggcgaggccgccgcaaTACCCAAGGGACGCAAGCCTACGAGCCTCCTCGAAAAGGTAATGCCCTCATAGGGGTAGAGATTCCTAGAGCTGGATGGGTACGATGACGAGCGTGGGTAGCGGAGTCTTCATTTTGTTTGCGAATTCGTGTCACATCTAATTGACCTTTTAGTTGTTGTTCGTTTCACTAAAATCCCAGACAATCAATAAAGTAAAACATATAGAATTTCCGTGCACGCAAACAATTGCACACGattatgataaatttgtttgGGGGGTTATGATTATGCTGTGCAAAAATATACATAAGTAGACTAGCATTACAAACTGAGTATGATATTTTCTCTTAACGCATAGAAATCTTGATATTTGTTCGCGTAGAAACATATTTTAACATGTTCTCCACTTCTAGTACCGTGAAACATAAAGGAACTTCTTGGAACGAAGATGTACTTAAACCCAACAAGGGAGGTGTGAGGTCATATTTTGGTAGGGGACTAACAGGTGTATGATCTTCTGTTGATAAATGATAATGTCAACGCCTAAGCTAGACTGCTAGAGATCATAATAATATACTTGAATAGTTGGCTGAATTTAATACATAGCTCGAGCACACAAAATGTGCATTTTCCTTCCCAAATTCGCTGGATTTGCAGAACATCATTAACAGTAGCAAGTGAGGTGTGTCAAGTGATGTGAGGATGGAGGCCGTTGCTGCAACAACTCCAGGGATAATGAAGCTGATGATAAATTGTGATTGTACTTTAGGACTAGATTTTGATGACCTTCCATGGGCAGAGATTCAAAAGCAATGTCATTTAGGCCATGTGCTCAAACTTTGACTGTGTGTTTGTAGATATCTGTTTCCTTTCTTAGTCAATTCGTCACGTCGAAGTACTTATTTATCCACTTAAACCTGTACTGATCTGGGTTAAGCTCTGGTAGCTATAGGGCCTGGTTATTGTTTTGCTGTAGCGGACATCTGTGATTTCTAGTAATGGAATTGGAAATCGATGGCAACCCTtttctcaaaagaaaaaagagagaagagattGATATCTATATGATTGTGTTGGTTATGCCTCATATTTCTTTCTCTAACTTTTCATGAGTTAATTTGATGATTTGTTGTCGCTGATGTCCAATTGTAGATGCGCGCAAGGTTAGCTGGAGGTCATTTCAGAATGTTAAACGAGAAACTTTACACTTGCAGGTTCACATTCTTTCCAccgaacactttatttttgtttaaGAGATGTGTTGGTACTTGGCAGGCCTGGACTCTTTACTTGACTGCCTAGGATAGTACTTCAATTTTTATTTTGAAGTATATGGTATTCTGAGTTGCAGCCAACTAGATTTGAATTTGTACAAATATTTACCTTAAGAGCAACTCTAGCAGAACTGAAAAAGCTGGTACTGAAGATTCAATTATCAGTGTACCGAAAACATGGTTTTAAAGGCGCCAAGGCgtcctaggggggggggggggggcgctctGACGCTTAGGTCTTATTCGAAAAATGAGCAAGATCTTGGACAATGTCAAACTGCGCTTGCAACACACCAAAATCTCGTTCAATGTCTTTCCGGCAAGCTTCTTGAGCCGAGACAAACTGATATTTCTTCTTACCTTGAGGGTTTTGATTTGTTTTGTAATGTTGACCACGAAGGATAGATGCCATCAGCTAGATACCAGCCCATATAATAGGCATTGCCATTGACAGTTTAGTTGCAAGCCGGAGCATCACCATTTGCCAGCCTAGCAAAAAGAGATGTCTTCAGGACATTGATGTCAGTGTGATTGTCAGGTAACCAAAACCACAAGTCCTTGGAGGCAACAGTTTCAAGTATGATTGTTTGATCACAGACATGTCCGGTGTATTACCCATGCCATGTCGTTGGGTAGTTCTTCCATCTCCAGTGTATACGGTCAGCCGGTCAATGCTCCCAAGCATCCCTGGCCACCCTCCGGCTTTAGCCACTGCCAGCAGCCTTGTCGTGTCTTTCGCATTGGGTGCCCTCAGGTACTCAGTTCCTAAGACCTTGATCACAGTCTCTGCAAACTTCCTCACAGAATTAGGGTTCTATCTTCCCCCATGCGAAGGCACTCATCCGTGTAATCAGCTGGAATACCCTATGCGATCACTCAGGTCCTAAGATCTCAATCACAGTGTCTGCAAACTTCCTCAGTTGTGTCTTCCCAAACAGGATATGCAGGCGATGTGCGTATCGGACTTATCGGAGTATCAGGGACGTTTTGTACGCAGACACGGCAGACTGCTTTTTGCCCCTCGTGCTgttaaatagcattttttttaCAGTATGCCCCCCATTTCAGTATCTGCTAGAGTTGCTCTAACACCAACAGTTCTTCACGCATTGGTAGTGTTAATAAATTATTTCCTCTgtcccaaattaattgactcgggTTTGTCCAGATACGCATGTATTAAACTGAGTCATTTAATTTGGGATGGAGGGATCAATAATCTTTCATGTGAAGTGATAGCCTGAAAAAGTGGGATTGCTCTATCAATAACCAAGCGTTGTATGTGCCTTTACTCTTGGAGGTGGAATACTTGAACCCCCAGCTCCCCATAGAAACATTGACATATCATGATTTACACTTCTCATATGTGCTTATCTTTTTTCAGTGGACAGGATGCGTTTGACTACTTTAAGAGTGAGCCCAAGCTTTTTGATGTGGTATGTTATGTTTTTTCCCTTCTACTATATTAATTATTTTCATTTGCTAGAATATATGTTTCACATTGCTTGTTCACAACAAATTTAGCATCTGGGCGGGATGTGGTGTTGCATACGATGATATGTGACAGCATAAACACATAAATTCAGTACTCACTGTTTGTTTCTCTTGTGCTTCCATCTTTCTATTTTTGAGTTTATTGCTATTCCATCTGGAAAAATCCCCTTTTAGTGATCGATATGCTGAAAGCTTTCTGAATAGCTGAGATCAGGGCAATAATTGACCCCTGGGATGCAACTCCATATTATTCACCTGATACGTGGTTGAAATTTCACTCTGCTCTCTTTCAGTATCATGCAGGATATCAAGAGCAGATGTCACAATGGCCAGAGAAGCCAGTCAATGTAATAATCAATTGGTTGAAGAGTCATAATAAATCATGGACAGTTGCTGATTTTGGATGTGGTAACTATGCTAAGAAgttactttgttgaatcttgcacCTTCTTTCAGTTTATCTCTTGTTATTTCCTTGCACAAGCATAATAGTACCATTTACATTGTACTCAGGCAATGCAGCAGTTGCTAAAAACGTGAAGAACAAGGTCTTCTCCATTGATCTTGTTTCAGACGACCCTTCGGTGATATCTTGTGATATGGCTCATGTAAGCACTAATCACATGTATTTTTGTGGTCTTTCTATGGTTTATGAACTTTCATTTTAGCTTCAGACACACTTCTGCAGTTATTCTCTATTAGTTCCTCGTCATCCTTGTTTTGGTCTTCGTCATGACTATTGATAAGGTTGCGAATCACACTGAGATATTGCAGAATGACCTAAGTATAATACAATGAGCACTGACAGTATTCCTCTGCAACACCTAGGCAGGCATTATTGGTTATATTAGTTCCGTAGCTACTTGCAGTTGCACATTTTATCTGCTACGGTTTCTTGTTTTTACATGATAAAATTCTCATGTAGCGATCTCCGAACTTCTCGAAATCTTCTTTCCCTGCCTGGCTAATATAGTACTGAAAATTCCCCCTCCCCTTCCCTCCATCTGGTGGCCTTGGTAGCTGTATTTTTTGCGGGAAAGTCTTGGTAGCCGTTCACCACAGAAGGAGGCACTCTTTTAGCTTGCCCTCTCACTTCTCTCCTATGGTACAATGGTGGTTTTTGTGAGCTTCTCCTTGTTTGTTGGCAAGATGCTGGCTGCACTTAAGTCGATTCCTTGAAGTGAGGTGTGCCACGTCTGAGATTGCTCCATTTGGAGAGTATCTGTGCCTAAATAAAATGTTTTACTCCAGTTATTTTCCCTTTTGTTCTACTGTTGGTCTGCGTCTTGTCTGTCGCTTGGGCTTCTGCTAGTAAATAAATACTGGATCAATACTCCAAGGCTCCACGGTAAAGTAAAGTTGATGAGATGGCTTGCTGCTTGGCGAAATGGAGTGCTCAATCTTTGCGggttatttcttttttttttttttttttttttttgagacccctcgatctgtgttacagctgtagtatctgaacttatgcactaacacaacaccacactcacaccacacacacgcacaccactagtGCACAAGTTAGACCCTAGAACTATACACACAGCACACATAATTTGGGTGTCCCTAGGAGCTAGTAGTTGTGGCACATATGTGTGGAGGGGATTTTATTTGGGACCTAGAGCCCCAGTGAGACACCCGCAAATTCGCTCCCCCTGGGAGTCGAACGCGGGCGGGCTGGCTGGCCACTGCCGAGCACAGCCACTGCGCTGTCATGCGCGTCTCAATCTTTGCGGGTTATTTCTGTGGAGCACCTTTTCCAGTTCTTGGTGATGCAATCTATGATCTATCTCACAACTGCAAGCTGCCAGCTCATGCTACATAAGTATATGTGTGGAATGATCCTCCATTATTTTGATCTTTACACTCCACAAGTTGTAATCAGCATGTGGGACTGACAATTGAATGCGTTTTCCCTGCTTTTTAAAAAAGTGTTCACATTATAGATCTTTCAGCACTGAAATTTTCTGATGTTAATATGGTATTCTTGTTTTGGAAACAGAAGCTGTCATCACCCATATTCAATTCAATACCTAGGTGCATGGGTTAAATCTAAAGTTGGAATCAATGCAGTTGATACTGGGAGCTGTATTAGTTGACAAAAATAGGTTACTGAACTCTTTAGTATTTCACGGTAACATCCTTTAGGAAGTATTAACTAACTTGTAGGAAATTGAAGTGGTAGGTAATCCCAGTCATCAGATGTACAATTCACTCTGGTGGTTTCATCTATTATACTCCTGTGACATTCTTTTTTTAACAATCCTATGCAGTGCttttgaaagaaaaaaatagacctcagtttGTTTCGAACCAAGCATATAGGATAAACATGACTATTATGTCTCTTTTGGTACCCAACTTGCTCTTTAACTAAATGTCTAGTTATTTATCTACAGACCCCTTTGGATCCTTCCTCTGTGGATGTTGCAATATTTTGTCTGTCTTTGATGGGAACCAActttccgagttacctacaggAAGCGAATAGAGTCCTCAAGCCAAGGTTTGCTTAATGATTAGTGGCTACACTTTAGTTCAACTGATGTTTGGCTTGCCTTTTAGTATTCACACAGTTGTATATGCAGTGGTTGGCTTCTTATTGCGGAAGTGAGGAGTAGGCTAGACCCAAACACCGGAGGTGCTGATCCTGATAAGTTTGCTGAAGCCATCAGCCAGCTTGGTTTTTCCCTTGTTTCAAAGGTTTGTATTTACCATCCTCGAAGATTTCCTCTGCGGTTCTCAACTCCTGGAGCTTATATGTGAAAAAAGATCACATGTTCTGTTTATTAGTCCATGAAAAAACTATTTAAACCATGAATTTCTTATGTTTGTGGATTTTGGGTTGAAAAGTAACTTCATataaaaaaagataaaattgctgtGCATACCCTGTTTGTGTTATGCAACACTTGTTGAATTCTGCAAACTGGTTTCTGCCGGTGCAATTAATTCTTCTAATTATAAAATTTATACGCTGCtatttttttaatcattatagaGTATTTCCCTTGCACATGCTGCTTCACATCATAGGGACTAACCTTTTTTCTTATCACCTGAAATACCTGGAACTAAAGATCATTTCAAAGGCCTGTATCCTTAAAAATTGAATTGTCATATCCTCATAGTAAAGTCTGCCTTTTTTAGACAAATTATATTTGGAGTGGAAATTATGTTTAGTGCATTCACTAATAATAGACCATGGGAGCCTAACAATGCGTCAAACATTGCTTGCATCCTTGGAATGTGCTTCAGGAACTATGGTAGACGCTAGGGTTCTACCAGGTCTACGGCGGAGGTTGTATGGGTGGAAGGGAGGGTGGCGAGGC includes the following:
- the LOC127307337 gene encoding ribosomal RNA-processing protein 8; translation: MEPQQESTAAGRKRRRRGGSGKRQKASSSSQQAPPPSPPSDAPSQPEKRHRKAGEAAAIPKGRKPTSLLEKMRARLAGGHFRMLNEKLYTCSGQDAFDYFKSEPKLFDVYHAGYQEQMSQWPEKPVNVIINWLKSHNKSWTVADFGCGNAAVAKNVKNKVFSIDLVSDDPSVISCDMAHTPLDPSSVDVAIFCLSLMGTNFPSYLQEANRVLKPSGWLLIAEVRSRLDPNTGGADPDKFAEAISQLGFSLVSKDMNNKMFVLFYFKKKEKSKVVENIDWPQLKPCLYKRR